The segment attttaaatatttgcatcTCCCTTCAGCTAAGTTTGGTGCTAATGCCATTCTGGGCGTCTCCCTGGCTGTGTGCAAGGCTGGTGCTGCAGAGAAGGGCGTTCCCCTCTACCGCCACATTGCTGACCTGGCTGGCAACCCTGAAGTCATTCTTCCAGTCCCTGTGAGCATAACAGTGCAATTACTCAAGTGATGTACCACAAGCTCTTAGTGGACAGTAATGTATGAATCCAAACTTCATTATACTCCTGGTTCCATTAGACTAAAAACTGATCCTCCTCTTCAGGCTTTCAACGTCATCAACGGCGGCTCCCATGCAGGCAACAAGCTGGCCATGCAGGAATTCATGATCCTGCCTGTTGGAGCCAGCAGCTTCAAGGAGGCCATGCGTATTGGTGCTGAGGTTTACCACAACCTGAAGAATGTCATCAAAGAGAAATATGGCAAGGATGCCACCAATGTAGGAGATGAGGGTGGCTTCGCCCCCAACATCCTAGAGAACAAAGAAGGTGTGTGAAATATTCAGAAAGCTGTAACTACTGTTCAAAGGATTGATAAGAAGGCAACAAAGTGAAGTTGCAGCCGAGTCAGCTTTTTAGGAATCATTTATAGAGTATAGATGGTTTAACTAGTCCAAAGGGATTGTTTTGAAATGCAGAACATTCTGAGACCTTCCAAGAAGTACTCGACTTATCACGTCACTCTTGGGACTCATATATGGTTTCTATATTAAGGTCTCGAGTCAGTACTGAATGCATAGACTGCCAGCCTGTGACTCCTGTGTCAGGTCAACATGCTGAAATGGCAAATGCCCCAGTGGTGCAGGGTTTTCATGGAAGCCCCTGCTtgtgaaaatgaatgttttgaTTGGATTGACTAGTAGCATAATTTTTACtgtggtgtgttgtgtttgtgtcagctcTGGAGCTTCTGAAGAATGCCATTGCCAAGGCTGGCTACACTGATAAGATTGTAATTGGCATGGAcgtagctgcctctgagttctTCAAGGGTGGCAAGTACGACCTGGACTTCAAGTCTCCTGATGACTCTAGCCGCTACATTTCTGGTGATCAGTTGGGTGATCTCTACAAAAGCTTTATTAAAGATTACCCTGGTGAGTGTTTAACCAGATACTGTTTTCTTTACAGCCTATTTACTCTTTGCAGGAAAAAGCTTGTTTGTGCTGCCCTCAAGTGTCTAAAAATGTGATTGCAGATGTAAGGTCTGTTCTTGCTTTACGAATATATGAAACATTACTTTCTTCGTCTCCAAACAGTGGTGTCCATTGAGGACCCTTTCGACCAGGATGACTGGGAGGCATGGACCAAATTCACAGCCACCACCAGCATCCAGGTAGTGGGTGATGATCTCACTGTCACCAACCCTAAACGTATTGCCAAGGGTGTGGCCGAAAAAGCTTGCAACTGCCTGTTGCTTAAAGTCAACCAGATCGGCTCAGTCACAGAGTCACTGCAGGCGTGAGTGTCCACAGCACAAGGAAATAAAGGTTCACAGCATATAAAGGTTCTGCTGACTAatagattttacatttttattttcttttagctGCAAAATGGCCCAGAGCAACGGCTGGGGTGTCATGGTTAGCCATCGctctggagagacagaggacacctTCATTGCTGACCTTGTTGTTGGCCTCTGCACTGGACAGGTAATGTCTTGACATGCAAATAGGTGTCACTTTTGAATACAGATATATATACCTCATGTGTCATTGAATTCCTTTTCCAGATCAAGACAGGTGCCCCCTGCCGGTCTGAGCGTTTGGCCAAGTACAACCAGCTGCTCAGGTGAGTTTTCTCCACAGACATTCAAATTATTTCTGATGGCTGAAAAAAGCCTGATCACACATTGACAGGTGATCTAATCTTTAACCTACTGTCATCCCTTTCTGTCAGGATTGAAGAGGAGCTTGGTGACAAGGCCCGTTTTGCCGGCCAGAACTTCAGGCACCCCATCTGAGGTGGCTCTCTCCTCCgggcctctgtgtgttcattgcTCATAAATAACCCCCACACATATATGCCACGCTAGGTTGCCTACCCCGTCTGGAGAGAAGAGTGAGAGCACACCGCTGAAATCCAAGGTCCAAGTCTGTGGTCCGTGGCATAGAGGAGCAACAGTATGTCGTTGGCCAGCCACAGCTCAGCTCATCCCCAAACTATGCTTTAGCAATAGTGTCTGTAGTGTCccgtgtttgtgtctttgtgtaactgtgtgaGAGATTTTTGTGTTGAGCTTCTTGTGAGTTGTAGTGATTCTGGTCCTCTACTGAATTTATGAGCTACTGTACCTTTAGTAAGGCTCTGCCTCAAGCAGTGGTTAGAGTACTGTATGTGCAATGTGTCGCATCTGACAAGGTCTTGTGTTGCTGTAAGCGTTGGcagaaatatgaaataaataatatagttTGAAATatcctgtgttttctttttgtctttcagttATGTGTCAGACACTCAAATGACAAACATGAGATAGATATAAGTGAGAGTGACTCCAGTAAAGGGCCTCTTCCATAGTAACTACTGCCTCTGTGTGATGTAATACGAGAGCCACCAAGAGGCAGAAACTTGAGATCCATGCTGTGGAACACTATCCCCCCCACCCTGGGTTAAAGAATCCAGACGCTGTAGGCGAGCTCTTTCTCTACTCAGCCACACCATAATAAAAGAGGGTCTGTTCACCGGTGGTATGGTACCACAAAGGCCTGCCAGCTGGGTCTGTGCCACACCAATTTACTTTGAGCCCTGTCTGAACCTGCCTCCATAGTTTATTTGTCACAAAGTGGACGTGTTACAAATCACTGGTTCAAAGGCACTCCCTATCACACATGTTGGACTCTATAAATGCCAGCTGCTGTGGATTTTACTTAACAACAAGACTCTGTCTCCTCCTAAATATTTTATGCAGCTGAATCCTCAAATAAAGTAAATCTGGGTGCCTTGTTAATTGATATTACAGAGAGGGACTGCAATGCTCAAATTCTTCCCTTTGAGACCTACGCCATCTAGTGATGACAGCCAGGCACTGCAATTTCCTTACACCACTTGTAGACAGGAAATAAGCAGCCTGGCGTCCAATGACATCTGAAAGTTTATTAAATGCAACCTCATCAAAATATTTTAGTATATTGCGTTTGCAAAGATATTTATTGAAGTCCTGTAATCTGTTTACcagctgaataaaaaaaaagataaaaattaAACCTGGTATTTTTCAACCAGGATAGAAACATAACAACaagctcttcacacacacagacttgtaaTATTGATATATTTTCTACTTCATCGTTGTTCTGTAAAAGATATTTTTAGGATTTTAGTTTAAATGGTTTTACTGTTGAAGCTACAAAACTACATCATGTCTTTTATTCGGATCAAGCTATCGATCCACTGGATAATCTAACATGAATTATCCCTCGTATCTGCCATGATGTTGGCAATACATGCacgtttttttgtgtttaatgtcatCATTGTGGATAACTATAATTTATTGTATGATtttaaatctttgttttttcatattAGATTTACTTAGATGTACTCCTATATAACTCctttacattattatatatatatatatatatatatatatatatatatatatatatatcttctcATGCTGCTCCTAATTATCCTTAACACTtgaatatttttaatgtttatgtttattttcctACTGTtttgttctattctattctatgctaGTCTAGTCTACTCTTCTTCCATTTTATTCAGTAGTTTACAGTAAAGTTATAAACAATATACtctgttttgtgcatgtgtgtgtataaacgtttatttactgtatttgctgtatttattttcacatttcttgAATAATGTGCTGCAGTAACAACCTAATTTCCCtttggggattaataaagttaatctaaatcctaatcttaatcttaatattatTTCCTGTCTATTGAATCTCCTGACAGGACACACgttgtgttattttttgtgtCCACAGACACAGTTCCCCTGGTTTTTAAGGTGTTGCTACAGAGCAGACATCCTGAGGACTCCCAGCGCTGCTGCATGTTCCCAGCTTTGGCCAGTGGGTGACGATATTTTACCGGTTGAACTTTGAGAACCCCCCAACTGTTCTCACCccaagatgaagaaggatgctGTCATGCTGAgtgcctctcacacacactagtCTGAGCATCCCGGCAACGATTACTCCCTCTTTATTCTCAAGTCCATCATTTATGACAGCATTATATCAAACGTGGTCCGTTCCGTTATAGCTACATAAGACAAGATATACAGGTGGCACTGCAGCTGTTACTACACTGTGTAGTGGCGACACTTGGCTAACTAACGTTGGCTAATTGCccctactgctgctgctgctgctgctattgtttgttgttgcagCCTCTCATCAAACAAATCACAGATGTTGTAGATCAAGCCATTTAAGGTAAGTGCTGTGAGCAACAGTCAGCCTTCTTGTTTGCCTTTGACATTTATCAGTAAACGAGAAAGGAGTGAGTAATGTGAAGGAACAGTTTGTAAACGTTGGGCTGTGAACGCACATCCTTGCTTGCTTGCTAGCTAGCTATTTGGCTAATTTGCTTATTAGCGtcagctagctagttagctgaTAGACTTGTTTGCCCCTTACTGTTGCTGGTTACCATGACCTAACGTTAGCGGCTAACAGCACTGACTAGCACTGATTGGGAATGCCAGGAAGGAGCTGTATAATGTCTGAATACAAACATCCCGTTGACACCGGTCAGCACTATGcacatgcaaaacaaacaacacggTTCTATTATATCAAACGCTATGTGTTACTAATGTGCACGTAACGCTGCAGTTTTCCACAGTAAGCGTTTTCTCATTTACAATCACCCAGAGTAGTATCTGTATTCCGGGAAGTAGTCTGAGCCCATTCAGCTATTGTCATTAGCTCCAGTAGACGTTAGCTAGCGATGCTAACTTGCTGTCTTTGTGCGATAGACTTGTACACAATTATGGTTATTTAGCTTTCAGTTTGTGGCAATCTACGACTGTGGTCTGGGCTGTTTTTAAACAAAAGCTTCAACTGGCACACTCGTGTCGACTTCTTAAACAAACATCCAATGCTTGTTAACTccttactgtaaaaaaaatgtcaacaaatacAGCCAGCAGAATTGGCAGTAAAACTTGCATCCCTGGCAGACTGAACACTTCAAATAGAAGTGAATATATGCAAGTAATGATATTTGCTGGGTTTATGCCTATATCAGTTTTCATTTTGGATAAGGTTTGTCAAAGTTATCACGCTCTGTAAATTTGAAAAATAAACTGTTCACTCAAAGAGAAATGTTGCATAATCTGCGCTCCAAGAATCAGATTCCAAGGATGCTCTATGCCCGTTTTAATGTCTGCCacttaaaagaagaagaagcagcagccatgaaaaagctggtgattttatttttattgcgTTTAAGTGCTTATGACTCACTCCTGACTTGTTCACTTTACTGGCTACATACTTCTGCACAATTGTGGACTTCACCATAACTAATGAATATACACTATGCAGAATGATCAAAGGATAAAAAACCATTTAGTTTGCTTTATAAATGCCAAGCTATTTTTAGTCCACTGAAAGAAAGTAACTTAATGGTGACAGCAAAGCCTGCATTCCCTCACTTGTCACAGTGCCACACTATTAGACTCTGTATGAGGAAatcttaaataaataatatgacaTGTTCAGCAACCCCGTTGTGTTGACTGTAAACAGCCTAACATGGACTGCTTGACTCTAAATGTTTATCCAGTCACAGTCAGCTCTTCAAGCCTGCTGAGTATGGCATGACATTGTAGTGAGAGAGGTCACTGAACTGAAAaacaatgtaatgtaatgtctGAGAGACACTAATGTTTTGTAACACATGTCCAGAAATATTCAGTTTGGATTACTGCAACAATATTTTAAGTCAGTAAATAAGGCTGATTATGCATTTTTGTCTTATGTACCTTGAAGGACCTTCACACATTTAGATAGAGGAATGAGATGAGTTTAAGTGTTTCCTGTAGCCAGTAGCTTAGTAGTTGTGCTTTAGATTTTCTTAAACTACCACTTAGACTGTAAACATGCTTGCTTAGGGCACAGGTGGTCTGCCATTAAAAGCTATATGTTGATTGCTACTTTAGCACAAGTCTGACTGAGAAGCACCTTAATGTTTGGTTTATGGTTTTTGTACTAGCATTCTTTAGGTCCAGCCACGAGAATAATGTAAAATGGCCTAAAACAGAACATTTGTACTGTTTCCTTCTTTCATGCTATTTGCAGAGCTGGGAAGTGGTCAGGGTGTTTTATAGTGTTTCAATTTGAATGGGATCTCAAGAGCAGCAGTGGGTAAAATTACTTTGAGTCACATATCCAATGACACACCCTGTCCATTGAATGTTAATGGCTGTAGTAGTGGCAGAGTAATGATGAGAGTAAGTGTAATAACCCtgcttttttccctttaatGACTAATGTGTGTTTGAGTAATGCAGCTCCCTGTGAGTAATatgtgtcaaaggccagacaaTGTGGAGGAAAACCCCTTTCCTGTCACCTCTTTGTTGGATGATTTGTCAATACACATGCTCATGTAAttcactgtttacatgctgcgCTCAAAAGGCATCTTGCTGTTTTTCACCTTGATGTCCTCACTGCTTCTTTTACTTCACCATGATTTGTCATGAAATATGATCCTCTATTATAATGCATACAGTGCATGTGGTCTCAGAGCTGCTTGATTCTGCACAACTGAAGCTTTTTGTTGCAGGACAGTGCTACAAGCTGTCATCATTGTAGCTAGCCTGTATTCTAAAGAAGGGACTTCACTTCCAGCAAGGCTATTGTGTTTCAAAGAAAGGTGATTAGGctgatttattgttttacccAAGGCTGCTTTACTCCAGGATTTCATATACAGTATGAAATGATGTTGGCAGGAGGTAAGCCATGAAGCATTTGCTTTTCAGAGccagaacaggaagtgatgtgtaATCAAGCATCTAGACATCACATTTGTATTCAGGAAGGTATCCTGCCTTGTATTTCTATTCTAATGACTGTGTATGCTTGCAGTGGACAATAAAAAGGCAAGTGAATAAACTGATTTAGCTTTTTTTCTATTACAGTGCTTGATATCAGTTTTCATTGCAAGATATCTGGGTGTTACATAGAAAATTAATGCTCCGAACAAAGGAGCAATGTTCGTTCAAAGACCTCTTGATGGGCCATTCAAGTGCTGTAtattcattaaaaataacaatcTGTCAGCACTTACTGACAGCATGCACAACAAGCCAAGCTCTTTTTTATTGTTCTCCGAAGATGTTTTTTCAGTTCCCGTGCCAAGAGCTGGGTAATTGGCTGTAGCAAAGCCTTGCATGTGTTGTTTTAAGATATTGGACTGACACGCACAGGGCACACTGGCAGAAATGAGGCAAGCacattcaccccccccccccttcctccctctcctcctcttcctcctcctcttggcTTCTCCCAGCgagtcagaggaggaaagaTGCTAGATGTATTTTGTGTTCTTTGACAGCTTCCCTTCACCTCTCATAAGAGGAGATCCAAGCATGCTGCATCGTATCGTATCTTTGTTTGATTCAGGCCTAGCTCTGCAGCTCCACAATTGTGCCAAGGAGATAGTATCGGCAAACGGTGTTCGTGTTAACAATGTGAGCTGTCTCGCTACATGCTGCTGGTGGTATTTGATGTACTAGATGTGATCAAATCAGCTTTCCATGTGAGCCCAGCCATGGTGACGTTGTTCCCACTTCATCTTGCAAATGCTGTCTGTCTTATTGGCTTAGCCTGGGCATGGACTCATATCTTAGCTAATGAGGTTGGcacattgtgttttgtgttgttgcctGCCCCTTTGCATGTCTTGGGTAGAAAGAAATCTCTGCATTTTTCccttatttaattttttatgtTTCAGCTCACCACATTTTAGTGCCCTCTGTGCTTAATGGACATGACTGGTTGTACATAGTGTGTGGAAAATGGAAATGGATGTTCTTATTGCAAGAGATGTTATGATGATTACTTTTTTCTTTGCCTCTACAGTGTCCAGGAGTCTtgcatatttttgtatttctcaTGCACCTCACTAATTAGTAAGAACACTATCTGTTCGGATGCAGGTGAATGATAAGTTATTAATAGCACTCACTCTATTACTGCGCCAAGACAAATTAATTCAAAGtgaaaatcaaaaataaaagtcAGCCATTTGCCATCTCGGTAAAAGAGGAAAATGAAATGGTGTAGGATCAGCTGGCTGGTCcctgaggagaaggagagaaagaaggggggtgggagatgaggaggaggaggaggagtgcttcactgctgtgtgtcagtgctgatTAGGTAAGAGATTGCCTCATGTAATGACACGGCATGGCGCTAGTggtgcagaaacacaaacaatgc is part of the Parambassis ranga chromosome 7, fParRan2.1, whole genome shotgun sequence genome and harbors:
- the eno1a gene encoding enolase 1a, (alpha) isoform X2; translation: MSILKIHAREIFDSRGNPTVEVDLYTKKGLFRAAVPSGASTGIYEALELRDNDKTRYMGKGVSKAVDHINKTIAPALVSKDVSVLEQEKIDKLMLDMDGTENKSKFGANAILGVSLAVCKAGAAEKGVPLYRHIADLAGNPEVILPVPAFNVINGGSHAGNKLAMQEFMILPVGASSFKEAMRIGAEVYHNLKNVIKEKYGKDATNVGDEGGFAPNILENKEALELLKNAIAKAGYTDKIVIGMDVAASEFFKGGKYDLDFKSPDDSSRYISGDQLGDLYKSFIKDYPVVSIEDPFDQDDWEAWTKFTATTSIQVVGDDLTVTNPKRIAKGVAEKACNCLLLKVNQIGSVTESLQACKMAQSNGWGVMVSHRSGETEDTFIADLVVGLCTGQIKTGAPCRSERLAKYNQLLRIEEELGDKARFAGQNFRHPI
- the eno1a gene encoding enolase 1a, (alpha) isoform X1; the encoded protein is MSILKIHAREIFDSRGNPTVEVDLYTKKGLFRAAVPSGASTGIYEALELRDNDKTRYMGKGVKRAVKYINEFLAPALCNQDVSVLEQEKIDKLMLDMDGTENKSKFGANAILGVSLAVCKAGAAEKGVPLYRHIADLAGNPEVILPVPAFNVINGGSHAGNKLAMQEFMILPVGASSFKEAMRIGAEVYHNLKNVIKEKYGKDATNVGDEGGFAPNILENKEALELLKNAIAKAGYTDKIVIGMDVAASEFFKGGKYDLDFKSPDDSSRYISGDQLGDLYKSFIKDYPVVSIEDPFDQDDWEAWTKFTATTSIQVVGDDLTVTNPKRIAKGVAEKACNCLLLKVNQIGSVTESLQACKMAQSNGWGVMVSHRSGETEDTFIADLVVGLCTGQIKTGAPCRSERLAKYNQLLRIEEELGDKARFAGQNFRHPI
- the eno1a gene encoding enolase 1a, (alpha) isoform X3: MLDMDGTENKSKFGANAILGVSLAVCKAGAAEKGVPLYRHIADLAGNPEVILPVPAFNVINGGSHAGNKLAMQEFMILPVGASSFKEAMRIGAEVYHNLKNVIKEKYGKDATNVGDEGGFAPNILENKEALELLKNAIAKAGYTDKIVIGMDVAASEFFKGGKYDLDFKSPDDSSRYISGDQLGDLYKSFIKDYPVVSIEDPFDQDDWEAWTKFTATTSIQVVGDDLTVTNPKRIAKGVAEKACNCLLLKVNQIGSVTESLQACKMAQSNGWGVMVSHRSGETEDTFIADLVVGLCTGQIKTGAPCRSERLAKYNQLLRIEEELGDKARFAGQNFRHPI